One Archangium lipolyticum genomic window carries:
- a CDS encoding DUF763 domain-containing protein, whose product MDRTGSADLPLHSGRVPDWLAERMARMSRVLVEALVLHYGRHEVLRRFAHPFWFQSFGAVMGMDWHSSGVTTTVLGALKRGLTPGGRQLGLYVVGGKGLQARRTPDELRIIGDRVGIDADALVRASRLTAKVDSAAVQDGFELYSHSLILSDDNAWAVVQQGMNTERRQARRYHWLSEGLGSFVDAPHAAIAGPPQGVILNLTDRRASRARAAQVELVSQGPDVVVGALRKLRPREQPTPVNLPLPLPHLQMPEHEEVTRDDVILRRLHGTLAAAAEQGPRDFAELLLTPGVGARTVAALATVAEVLHGSPARFTDPARFAFAQGGKDRHPYPVQLDIYDETLRVLRAAVNAAKLGHDEKLAAIRELDRQARQLEAVATGPSFEALIEAGWKDTGELLPTEAPPRRPVGRPGWRHPPSETEEAQPAERTLPPSSPIGARHPPG is encoded by the coding sequence ATGGACAGAACGGGCAGCGCGGATCTTCCTCTTCACTCGGGCCGGGTGCCGGACTGGCTCGCCGAGCGCATGGCGCGCATGAGCCGCGTGCTGGTGGAGGCGCTCGTCCTCCACTACGGCCGCCACGAGGTGCTGCGCCGCTTCGCGCACCCCTTCTGGTTCCAGTCCTTCGGCGCCGTCATGGGCATGGACTGGCACTCCTCGGGCGTCACCACCACCGTGCTCGGCGCGCTCAAACGCGGGCTCACCCCGGGCGGACGCCAGCTCGGCCTCTACGTGGTCGGCGGCAAGGGCCTTCAGGCACGCCGCACCCCCGACGAGCTGCGCATCATCGGCGACCGCGTGGGCATCGACGCCGACGCCCTCGTGCGCGCCAGCCGGCTCACCGCCAAGGTGGACAGCGCCGCCGTCCAGGATGGCTTCGAGCTGTACTCCCACAGCCTCATCCTCTCGGACGACAACGCCTGGGCCGTGGTGCAGCAGGGCATGAACACCGAGCGCCGTCAGGCCCGGCGCTACCACTGGTTGTCCGAGGGACTCGGCAGCTTCGTGGACGCGCCCCATGCCGCCATCGCCGGGCCTCCCCAGGGCGTCATCCTCAACCTCACCGACCGGCGCGCCTCTCGGGCCCGCGCCGCCCAGGTGGAGCTCGTGTCCCAGGGGCCGGACGTGGTGGTGGGCGCGCTTCGCAAGCTGCGTCCCCGCGAGCAGCCCACCCCCGTCAACCTGCCCCTGCCCCTTCCCCACCTGCAGATGCCCGAGCACGAGGAGGTGACTCGCGATGACGTCATCCTGCGCCGGCTCCACGGCACGCTCGCCGCCGCGGCCGAGCAGGGCCCTCGGGACTTCGCCGAGCTGCTCCTCACCCCCGGCGTGGGCGCTCGCACCGTGGCCGCGCTGGCCACCGTGGCCGAGGTCCTCCACGGCTCGCCCGCGCGCTTCACCGACCCCGCGCGCTTCGCCTTCGCCCAGGGCGGGAAGGACCGGCACCCCTACCCCGTGCAGCTCGACATCTACGATGAGACCCTCCGGGTGCTGCGCGCGGCCGTGAACGCGGCGAAGCTCGGCCATGACGAGAAGCTCGCCGCCATCCGCGAGCTGGACCGGCAGGCGCGCCAGCTCGAGGCCGTGGCCACCGGCCCTTCCTTCGAAGCCCTCATCGAGGCGGGGTGGAAGGATACGGGCGAGCTGTTGCCCACCGAGGCTCCTCCGAGGAGACCCGTGGGACGGCCCGGTTGGAGGCATCCGCCTT
- a CDS encoding glycosyltransferase family 4 protein, with product MPLVVHPHFHRRRTGVTAHTELIVPELARLMETRALGRHLAADVPRIAWGELWRRIRREPVVWHAHRNNELLVGLLLRLLGREVRLVYTRHSGSAPSGFTRFIARFAEQLVTLNAQSAESMGMPSRTIGHGVDLGRFVPPEDRTEAWRKLGLGGRYGVGVVGRVRPMKGQGDFVEALHPLLGGYPEWKPVLVGLVKEEDRAWAEKLRESTGGELVLAGEHRDVVPWYQGLSILVHPSYSEGFSMVLVEAMACGCCPVVTRLPHVPAVIEHGRTGFMYEPGDVAALRELLMQLMREPERVRQVGLNAAEEARARFGVAHEARALAGVYQAALER from the coding sequence ATGCCGCTCGTCGTCCACCCCCATTTCCACCGGCGCCGCACCGGCGTCACCGCCCACACCGAGCTCATCGTCCCCGAGCTGGCGCGCCTGATGGAGACGCGAGCGCTGGGCAGGCACCTGGCGGCGGACGTGCCGCGCATCGCCTGGGGCGAGCTGTGGAGGCGCATCCGCCGGGAGCCGGTGGTGTGGCACGCGCACCGCAACAACGAGCTGCTGGTCGGGCTGCTGCTGCGGCTGCTCGGGCGGGAGGTGCGGCTGGTGTACACGCGGCACAGCGGGAGCGCCCCGAGCGGCTTCACCCGCTTCATCGCGCGCTTCGCCGAGCAGCTCGTGACGCTCAACGCGCAGAGCGCCGAGTCGATGGGCATGCCTTCGAGGACCATCGGACATGGGGTGGACCTGGGGCGCTTCGTGCCGCCGGAGGACCGGACGGAGGCGTGGAGGAAGCTGGGGCTGGGAGGGCGCTACGGGGTGGGCGTGGTGGGCCGGGTGCGTCCGATGAAGGGACAGGGGGACTTCGTGGAGGCGCTGCACCCGCTGCTGGGCGGCTACCCCGAGTGGAAGCCGGTGCTAGTGGGGCTGGTGAAGGAAGAGGATCGCGCGTGGGCGGAGAAGCTGCGCGAGTCCACGGGAGGGGAGCTGGTGCTGGCGGGCGAGCACCGGGACGTGGTGCCCTGGTACCAGGGGTTGAGCATCCTGGTGCACCCCTCGTACAGCGAGGGCTTCTCGATGGTGCTGGTGGAGGCGATGGCGTGCGGGTGCTGCCCGGTGGTGACGAGGCTGCCGCACGTGCCCGCGGTCATCGAGCACGGGCGCACGGGCTTCATGTACGAGCCCGGGGACGTGGCGGCGCTGCGCGAGTTGCTGATGCAGCTGATGCGCGAGCCCGAGCGGGTGCGGCAGGTGGGGCTCAACGCCGCCGAGGAGGCACGGGCGCGCTTCGGCGTGGCGCACGAGGCCCGGGCGCTCGCCGGGGTGTACCAGGCGGCGCTGGAGCGTTGA
- a CDS encoding sensor histidine kinase, whose translation MTIRAKVFLFALVAIVLMSLMGVHLSLGVRHGRNSRQQMMVTQEQLDGYGRLHALAWPYLNELAQVRQISGDTSLVRHKLLQRVEEELERLEGSLAREERWIPGRTVAHERQEREEIRAALYDWAAWTEARVGAIPPGTAVGSTVEWVLYTEFEQRVGRRISEIQGEERAELAELARQWDLSTELGQLLAMLVPALCIVLVLVLAFAILTPMRRSLEGLTSAAERIGRGDFDIRMSSSARDELGTLARAFDRMAGELRSSLEEKQRLMRAEAEASEREARRYHALLEDTVRTRTAELAEANARLRDSLQQLQEAQEQLLFADRLASMGRLAAGVGHEINNPLAFILSNLRFVHGALTELMGAPSEEDRLEMLSALSEAREGAERVRLIVQDLRTLSRPDDVALGPVDLAAVVRGSAKMARHEVRDRARLVEACDGMPAVLANAPRLGQVFLNLFINAAHAIAPGRVEENEIRVVARLSAPDRVTVEVRDTGSGISPEHLRRVFDPFFTTKPIGVGTGLGLSVCHRIITSLGGEIRVESEVGRGTCFFITLPVAQDSSEQSAA comes from the coding sequence ATGACCATTCGCGCCAAGGTGTTTCTGTTCGCGTTGGTGGCCATCGTGCTCATGAGCCTCATGGGCGTCCACCTCTCCCTCGGTGTCCGCCACGGCCGCAACAGCCGCCAGCAGATGATGGTCACCCAGGAGCAGCTCGACGGCTATGGCCGGTTGCACGCGCTCGCCTGGCCCTACCTCAACGAGCTGGCCCAGGTGCGGCAGATCTCAGGTGACACCTCACTCGTCCGGCACAAGTTGCTGCAGCGGGTCGAGGAGGAGCTGGAGCGGCTCGAGGGGAGCCTGGCGCGCGAGGAGCGCTGGATACCGGGCAGGACGGTGGCGCACGAGCGCCAGGAGCGCGAGGAGATCCGGGCGGCCCTGTACGACTGGGCGGCGTGGACGGAGGCGCGCGTGGGCGCCATCCCTCCGGGCACGGCCGTGGGTTCCACGGTGGAGTGGGTGCTGTACACGGAGTTCGAGCAACGGGTGGGCCGGCGCATCTCGGAGATTCAGGGGGAGGAGCGGGCCGAGCTGGCCGAGCTGGCGCGCCAGTGGGACCTGTCCACGGAGCTCGGCCAGTTGCTGGCGATGCTCGTCCCCGCGCTGTGCATCGTGCTGGTGCTGGTGCTCGCCTTCGCCATCCTCACGCCCATGCGGCGCTCGCTCGAGGGGCTCACGTCCGCGGCGGAGCGCATCGGGCGCGGGGACTTCGACATCCGCATGTCCTCGTCGGCCCGCGACGAGCTGGGCACCCTGGCCCGTGCCTTCGACCGCATGGCCGGCGAGCTGCGCTCCTCCCTGGAGGAGAAGCAACGGCTGATGCGCGCCGAGGCCGAGGCCTCCGAGCGCGAGGCCCGCCGCTACCACGCCCTCCTGGAGGACACCGTCCGTACGCGCACCGCCGAGCTCGCCGAGGCCAACGCCCGCCTGCGCGACAGCCTCCAGCAGCTCCAGGAGGCCCAGGAGCAGCTCCTCTTCGCCGACCGGCTCGCCTCCATGGGCCGGCTCGCCGCGGGCGTGGGGCATGAAATCAACAACCCGCTCGCCTTCATCCTCAGCAACCTCCGCTTCGTCCATGGGGCGCTGACGGAGCTGATGGGCGCTCCCTCCGAGGAGGACCGGCTGGAGATGCTGTCCGCGCTGTCGGAGGCGCGCGAGGGCGCCGAGCGCGTCCGCCTCATCGTGCAGGACCTCCGGACGCTGTCGCGGCCGGATGACGTGGCGCTCGGGCCGGTGGACCTCGCGGCGGTGGTGCGCGGCTCGGCGAAGATGGCCCGGCACGAGGTGCGCGACCGCGCCCGGCTGGTGGAGGCGTGTGACGGGATGCCCGCCGTGCTCGCCAACGCGCCGCGTCTGGGCCAGGTGTTCCTCAACCTCTTCATCAACGCGGCGCACGCCATTGCCCCCGGGCGCGTGGAGGAGAACGAGATTCGCGTGGTGGCGCGGCTCTCCGCTCCCGACCGCGTCACCGTGGAGGTGCGCGACACCGGGTCCGGCATCTCCCCCGAGCACCTGCGCCGCGTCTTCGACCCGTTCTTCACCACCAAGCCCATCGGCGTGGGCACGGGCCTGGGGCTGTCCGTGTGCCACCGCATCATCACCTCGCTCGGCGGGGAGATTCGCGTCGAGAGCGAGGTGGGGCGCGGCACCTGCTTCTTCATCACCCTGCCCGTGGCCCAGGACTCCTCCGAGCAGTCCGCGGCCTGA
- a CDS encoding radical SAM protein, which yields MAEATPTSLEDLPLPPALASLRRFPMDGALLLFDRDRGLNALCEGPETAHLRQRAPRAIQFGITNRCNLACAFCSRDVEARSAWTADEAFTVLAGLAEAGVLEVAFGGGEPWVFPRFEELVCRLYDETPLAVSFTTNGVALNARRLAAIRGRYGQCRLSLYEDNDWRRKVAELADAGARFGVNYLVTPGRLDSLETVVLELASLGCRDVLLLSYNGADRALHLSLEQSRELARRVGLLGRALKGRCELKLDVCWGERMEGVPRLFQRSDCGAGRDYLVLTSDKKVMPCSFHHVALPAADAEQVMAVWRERRAELASPSRLPGCARVPGYGLNTDAGGAS from the coding sequence ATGGCCGAAGCCACACCGACCTCCCTGGAAGACCTCCCCCTCCCCCCCGCGCTCGCGAGCCTGCGCCGCTTCCCGATGGACGGCGCGCTGCTGCTCTTCGACCGGGACAGGGGGCTGAACGCGCTGTGCGAGGGGCCGGAGACGGCGCACCTGCGCCAGCGGGCGCCGAGGGCCATCCAGTTCGGCATCACCAACCGTTGCAACCTGGCGTGCGCCTTCTGTTCACGGGACGTCGAGGCCCGGAGCGCCTGGACGGCGGACGAGGCCTTCACGGTGCTCGCGGGCCTGGCGGAGGCGGGGGTGCTGGAGGTGGCGTTTGGAGGGGGAGAGCCGTGGGTTTTCCCCCGCTTCGAGGAGCTGGTGTGCCGGCTGTATGACGAGACGCCGCTGGCGGTGAGCTTCACGACGAACGGGGTGGCGCTCAACGCGCGGAGGCTGGCGGCCATCCGGGGGCGTTACGGGCAGTGCCGGCTGTCGCTCTACGAGGACAATGACTGGCGGAGGAAGGTGGCGGAGCTGGCGGACGCGGGCGCGCGCTTCGGCGTCAACTACCTGGTGACACCCGGACGGCTGGATTCCCTGGAGACGGTGGTGCTGGAGCTGGCGTCGCTCGGCTGCCGGGACGTGCTGCTGCTCAGCTACAACGGAGCGGACCGTGCGCTGCACCTGTCGCTGGAACAGTCGAGGGAGCTGGCGCGGCGCGTGGGGTTGCTGGGCCGGGCGCTGAAGGGCCGCTGCGAGCTGAAGCTGGACGTCTGCTGGGGCGAGCGGATGGAGGGAGTGCCGAGGCTGTTCCAGCGCTCGGACTGCGGGGCGGGGCGGGACTACCTGGTGCTCACCAGCGACAAGAAGGTGATGCCGTGCAGCTTCCACCACGTGGCCCTGCCGGCGGCGGACGCGGAGCAGGTGATGGCGGTGTGGCGCGAGCGTCGGGCGGAGCTGGCGTCTCCCTCGCGGCTGCCGGGGTGCGCGCGGGTGCCGGGCTACGGACTGAACACGGATGCGGGAGGGGCGTCATGA
- a CDS encoding PLP-dependent cysteine synthase family protein, whose translation MTARPCRPLPADGRFLQSIGPTPLVPVRLDAEGPTIWCKLEFLNPSGSTKDRIARYMLEKAWRLGELCPGGEVVEASSGSTSIALALASAQMGLKFTAVMPEGVTGERVLTIRAYGGNVELVPRDTGIRGAIARAEEIARERKAFAPRQFENPDNAEAHRVWTGQEILSQVPGGLVHAVVSGVGTGGTVVGLYQAFAEAGCPVAPFVARPISGLGSDMECCSFSSRVPGVVDGLSRLYREADLPGLVELNISDELAMSTARALIRRGFPVGPSSGLNYAAAVEAAKRLGPGAQVVTLFPDRMERYFSTELIQPKGSA comes from the coding sequence ATGACCGCCCGCCCCTGCCGCCCCCTGCCCGCCGATGGCCGTTTCCTGCAGTCGATTGGCCCCACGCCCCTGGTGCCCGTGCGCCTGGACGCGGAGGGACCGACCATCTGGTGCAAGCTGGAGTTCCTCAACCCGAGCGGCTCCACGAAGGACCGCATCGCGCGCTACATGCTGGAGAAGGCGTGGCGGCTGGGCGAGCTGTGCCCGGGGGGTGAGGTGGTGGAGGCCTCCAGCGGCTCGACGAGCATCGCATTGGCGCTGGCGTCGGCGCAGATGGGGCTGAAGTTCACCGCGGTGATGCCCGAGGGAGTCACGGGCGAGCGCGTGCTGACCATCCGGGCCTACGGAGGAAACGTGGAGCTGGTGCCGCGCGACACGGGAATCCGAGGCGCCATCGCGCGGGCGGAGGAGATCGCCCGGGAGCGCAAGGCGTTCGCGCCGCGCCAGTTCGAGAACCCGGACAACGCGGAGGCGCACCGGGTGTGGACGGGGCAGGAGATCCTCTCGCAGGTACCGGGAGGGTTGGTGCACGCGGTGGTGAGCGGCGTGGGGACGGGAGGCACGGTGGTGGGGCTGTACCAGGCGTTCGCGGAGGCGGGCTGCCCGGTGGCGCCCTTCGTGGCGCGGCCCATCTCGGGACTGGGCAGCGACATGGAGTGCTGCAGCTTCAGCTCGCGGGTGCCGGGGGTGGTGGACGGCCTGTCGAGGCTGTACCGCGAGGCGGATCTGCCGGGGCTGGTGGAGCTGAACATCTCGGACGAGTTGGCGATGAGCACGGCGCGGGCGCTCATCCGGAGAGGCTTCCCGGTGGGGCCCTCGTCGGGGCTCAACTACGCGGCGGCGGTGGAGGCGGCGAAGAGGCTGGGGCCGGGCGCGCAGGTGGTGACACTGTTCCCGGACCGGATGGAGCGCTACTTCTCCACCGAGCTCATCCAGCCCAAGGGCTCGGCCTGA
- a CDS encoding PhoX family protein produces MRLNRRDILRLSAIGGGALVLGPGFWRNAYSAPAQPGSSPYGAISGSADANGVRLPAGFSSRIVARSSSRVANTGYTWHGAPDGGACFPVSGGGWIYVSNSEKSLGTGGVSALKFDGGGSIVGAYRILSNTTSNCAGGPTPWGTWLSCEEYSGGRVWECDPTKSSQGVVRPALGTFSHEAVAVDSDDYRLYLTEDTTSGRFYRFTPSSYPSLDSGTLEAARVSGDPLTGASVSWVPVSSSKPASQQSNASQTTVFNGGEGCWYDRGVVYFTTKGDNRVWAYTVASSRLEIIYDDNLFPNSPLTGVDNVTVSPSGDLFVAEDGGDLQICIITPNRVVAPFIQLVGHGSSEITGPAFSPDGKRLYFSSQRGTSGSSSGGITFEVTGPFRT; encoded by the coding sequence ATGCGTTTGAATCGTCGCGATATCCTGCGCCTCTCCGCCATCGGTGGCGGGGCGCTCGTCCTCGGGCCCGGTTTCTGGCGCAACGCCTACTCCGCTCCCGCTCAGCCCGGCTCCAGCCCCTATGGCGCCATCTCCGGCTCCGCTGATGCCAACGGCGTCCGGCTCCCCGCCGGCTTCTCCTCTCGCATCGTCGCCCGCTCCAGCTCCAGGGTCGCCAACACCGGCTACACCTGGCACGGCGCCCCAGATGGCGGCGCCTGCTTCCCCGTCTCCGGCGGCGGGTGGATCTACGTCTCCAACTCCGAGAAGAGCCTCGGCACCGGCGGCGTCTCCGCCCTCAAGTTCGACGGCGGTGGTTCCATCGTCGGCGCCTACCGCATCCTCTCCAACACCACCTCCAACTGCGCCGGCGGCCCCACCCCCTGGGGCACCTGGCTCTCCTGCGAGGAATACTCCGGCGGCCGCGTCTGGGAATGTGATCCCACGAAGTCCTCCCAGGGCGTCGTCCGCCCCGCCCTCGGCACCTTCTCCCACGAGGCCGTCGCCGTCGACTCCGACGACTACCGCCTCTACCTCACCGAGGACACCACCAGCGGCCGCTTCTACCGCTTCACCCCCTCCTCCTATCCCTCTCTCGATTCCGGCACCCTCGAGGCCGCCCGCGTCTCCGGTGACCCCCTGACCGGTGCCTCCGTCTCCTGGGTCCCCGTCTCCTCCTCCAAGCCCGCCTCCCAGCAGTCCAATGCCTCTCAAACCACCGTCTTCAACGGCGGCGAGGGCTGCTGGTACGACCGCGGCGTCGTCTACTTCACCACCAAGGGCGACAACCGCGTCTGGGCCTACACCGTGGCCTCCTCCCGCCTCGAAATCATCTACGACGACAACCTCTTCCCGAACTCGCCCCTCACCGGCGTCGACAACGTCACCGTCTCTCCCTCCGGCGACCTCTTCGTCGCCGAGGACGGCGGCGACCTGCAGATCTGCATCATCACCCCCAACCGCGTCGTGGCCCCCTTCATCCAACTCGTGGGCCACGGCAGCTCCGAGATCACCGGCCCCGCCTTCAGCCCCGATGGCAAGCGCCTGTATTTCAGCTCCCAGCGCGGGACCAGTGGCAGCAGCAGTGGCGGGATTACCTTCGAGGTGACCGGGCCGTTCCGCACGTAG
- a CDS encoding long-chain fatty acid--CoA ligase, with translation MLTGRMMDFPLTLTHFLERARTYFGHSEIVSRQPDKSLHRYTYADFHRRTSQLAHALTRLGVKSGDRVASLCWNHHRHLELYFGVPSMGAVLHTLNLRLHPNDLAYIARHAEDRVIVVDRSLLPLLEKFIGAVPSVQHVIVIPDDGPAPDGRLDYEKLLAREKDSFDFPQLDERSAAMLCYTSGTTGNPKGVLYSHRSIVLHTLAECMSDTLGVSEADTILPVVPMFHAAAWGLPFSCVLTGSKVVFPGPHLDPLSLLDLMASERVTVAAGVPTIWLGILALLDQEPKRWDLRSIRSMVIGGAAAPLAMIEGFLHRHGLVVTHAWGMTELNPVGTLARPRRQHAQSSQEERLALRATQGYAVPFVEVRHVSDSGQVLPWDGSTMGELEVRGPWVASSYYGGEGVDRFTPDGWFKTGDVVTLDAEGYVRITDRSKDVIKSGGEWISSVALENALMAHPAVLEAAVFAAKDPKWDERPLAAVVLKPGQSATKEELSAHLEQRFAKWWLPDDYVFIPQIPRTSTGKFLKTKLREDFGDHLVKAQQKGDSGPRG, from the coding sequence ATGCTCACCGGCCGCATGATGGACTTCCCGCTCACGCTGACCCACTTCCTCGAACGCGCCCGCACCTACTTCGGCCACTCGGAGATCGTCAGCCGCCAGCCCGACAAGTCCCTCCACCGCTACACCTATGCCGACTTCCACCGGCGCACCAGCCAGCTCGCCCATGCCCTCACCCGGCTCGGCGTGAAGTCCGGCGACCGCGTCGCTTCCCTCTGCTGGAACCACCACCGCCACCTGGAGCTCTACTTCGGCGTCCCCTCCATGGGCGCCGTCCTCCACACCCTCAACCTCCGCCTCCACCCCAACGACCTCGCCTATATCGCCCGCCACGCCGAGGACCGTGTCATCGTCGTGGACCGCTCCCTCCTGCCGCTGCTCGAGAAGTTCATCGGCGCCGTCCCCTCCGTCCAGCACGTCATCGTCATCCCCGATGACGGCCCCGCTCCCGACGGCCGCCTCGACTACGAGAAGCTGCTCGCCCGCGAGAAGGACTCCTTCGACTTCCCCCAGCTCGATGAGCGCTCCGCCGCCATGCTCTGTTACACCTCGGGCACCACCGGCAACCCCAAGGGCGTCCTCTACTCCCACCGCTCCATCGTCCTGCACACGCTCGCCGAGTGCATGAGCGACACCCTCGGCGTCAGCGAGGCGGATACGATCCTCCCCGTCGTCCCCATGTTCCACGCCGCCGCCTGGGGCCTCCCCTTCAGCTGCGTCCTCACCGGCTCCAAGGTCGTCTTCCCCGGGCCCCACCTCGACCCGCTCTCCCTCCTGGACCTCATGGCCTCCGAGCGCGTCACCGTCGCCGCCGGCGTCCCCACCATCTGGCTCGGCATCCTCGCCCTGCTCGACCAGGAGCCCAAGCGGTGGGACCTGCGCTCCATCCGCTCCATGGTCATCGGCGGCGCCGCCGCTCCGCTCGCCATGATCGAGGGCTTCCTCCACCGCCATGGGCTCGTCGTCACCCACGCCTGGGGCATGACCGAGCTCAACCCCGTCGGCACGCTCGCACGGCCCCGGCGGCAGCATGCACAGTCCTCCCAGGAGGAACGGCTCGCCCTCCGCGCCACCCAGGGCTATGCCGTCCCCTTCGTCGAGGTCCGCCACGTCAGCGACTCCGGCCAGGTCCTCCCCTGGGATGGTTCCACCATGGGCGAGTTGGAGGTCCGCGGGCCCTGGGTCGCCTCCTCGTACTACGGAGGGGAGGGGGTCGATCGCTTCACCCCGGATGGGTGGTTCAAGACCGGTGATGTCGTCACCCTCGACGCCGAGGGGTATGTCCGCATCACCGACCGCTCCAAGGACGTCATCAAGTCCGGCGGCGAGTGGATCAGCTCCGTCGCCCTCGAGAACGCCTTGATGGCCCACCCCGCCGTCCTCGAGGCCGCCGTCTTCGCCGCCAAGGACCCCAAGTGGGACGAGCGCCCCCTCGCCGCCGTGGTTCTCAAGCCCGGTCAGTCCGCTACCAAGGAAGAACTCTCCGCTCATCTGGAGCAGCGCTTCGCCAAATGGTGGCTCCCCGATGATTATGTCTTCATCCCCCAGATTCCTCGCACCTCCACCGGAAAGTTCCTCAAGACCAAGCTGCGTGAGGATTTCGGGGACCATCTGGTGAAGGCACAGCAGAAGGGGGACTCGGGCCCTCGGGGGTAG
- a CDS encoding NADPH:quinone oxidoreductase family protein encodes MRAVQLERLDGPEGLKQVDVPEPEAGDQVLIDVMAAGVSFPDLLLTKGQYQMKPPLPFVPGVEVAGVVRSAPPGAVVKAGDRVMACTMIGGWAEVVAAPPSMTFLMPLGWSFEAAAGTVLNYHTAHFALHRRGRLKEGETVLVHGAAGGVGTATIQIARGAGARVLAVVSSEEKAEVARSAGADQVFLAAGDWVSRVKDATQGQGVDVVMDPVGGDAFDLSLKCLAPEGRLLVVGFAGGRIPEVKVNRLLLKNVDVVGVAWGAFVMQEPQLTSKIAMDLAALAEKGFVEPVVSQVFPLEQAAQALRELESRKATGKLVLRVRTE; translated from the coding sequence ATGCGCGCAGTGCAGCTCGAGCGGTTGGACGGACCCGAGGGCTTGAAGCAGGTGGACGTGCCGGAGCCCGAGGCGGGAGATCAGGTGCTCATCGACGTGATGGCGGCGGGCGTGAGCTTCCCGGACCTGCTGTTGACGAAGGGGCAATACCAGATGAAGCCGCCGCTGCCCTTCGTGCCGGGCGTGGAGGTGGCGGGCGTGGTGCGCAGCGCGCCGCCGGGGGCGGTGGTGAAGGCCGGGGACCGGGTGATGGCCTGCACGATGATCGGCGGCTGGGCGGAAGTGGTGGCGGCGCCCCCGTCGATGACGTTCCTCATGCCGCTGGGGTGGAGCTTCGAGGCCGCCGCGGGCACGGTGTTGAACTACCACACCGCCCATTTCGCGCTGCACCGGAGGGGCCGCCTCAAGGAGGGCGAGACCGTGCTGGTTCACGGCGCGGCGGGCGGAGTGGGGACGGCGACGATTCAGATCGCCCGGGGCGCGGGTGCGCGGGTGCTCGCGGTGGTGAGCAGCGAGGAGAAGGCGGAGGTGGCTCGGAGCGCGGGCGCGGATCAGGTGTTCCTGGCCGCGGGCGACTGGGTGTCGCGGGTGAAGGACGCCACCCAGGGGCAGGGCGTGGACGTGGTGATGGACCCGGTGGGCGGGGATGCCTTCGACCTGAGCCTCAAGTGTCTGGCTCCCGAGGGCCGGCTGCTGGTGGTGGGCTTCGCGGGCGGACGCATTCCCGAGGTGAAGGTGAACCGCCTGTTGCTCAAGAACGTGGACGTGGTGGGCGTGGCGTGGGGCGCCTTCGTGATGCAGGAGCCCCAGCTCACCTCGAAGATCGCCATGGATCTGGCCGCGCTGGCCGAGAAGGGCTTCGTGGAGCCCGTGGTGAGCCAGGTGTTTCCTCTCGAACAGGCGGCCCAGGCCCTGCGCGAGCTGGAGTCGCGCAAGGCCACCGGAAAGCTCGTGCTGCGCGTCCGGACGGAATGA